In Massilistercora timonensis, the following are encoded in one genomic region:
- a CDS encoding MurR/RpiR family transcriptional regulator, whose product MDILQKIREIYPSLTRKQKSIADYLLENPEDICYITLAQLSRQTCASELTLLRFCAKLGCSGFLELKQEFREHTQQMIRLLSAPAFFVPENASDSSAKTELLYELCRQEAGAAADFAASFQPESIIAAAQEIRKSRRIFIFAHDISKVPGEFLKSRLLLLSFQVTMIDLADLEKTQEYLQHLQEGDLVVFFSFPKYYYPMGSIAKKAADAGVPILTITDSTASPAASYSTHLLLCQTSTKMFYNSMTLPMVTLNLLASCLVIDTVPASQRTDFKKSLSS is encoded by the coding sequence ATGGACATCTTGCAGAAAATCCGGGAGATCTATCCCTCCCTGACACGAAAACAGAAAAGCATCGCTGATTATCTTCTGGAAAACCCGGAAGATATCTGCTATATTACCCTGGCCCAGCTAAGCCGGCAGACCTGCGCCTCGGAGCTTACTCTGCTGCGCTTCTGCGCCAAGCTTGGCTGCTCTGGCTTCCTGGAACTGAAGCAGGAATTCCGCGAGCACACCCAGCAGATGATCCGCCTTTTGTCAGCTCCCGCCTTCTTTGTGCCGGAAAACGCTTCTGACTCTTCTGCGAAAACAGAGCTTCTCTATGAACTCTGCCGCCAGGAGGCCGGCGCGGCTGCCGATTTTGCCGCCAGTTTCCAGCCGGAATCCATCATCGCCGCTGCCCAGGAGATCAGGAAAAGCAGGCGGATCTTCATCTTTGCCCACGACATTTCCAAGGTTCCGGGAGAATTTCTCAAATCCCGGCTTCTTCTTCTGTCCTTCCAGGTGACGATGATCGATCTGGCGGACCTGGAAAAGACTCAGGAATACCTCCAGCATCTTCAGGAAGGAGATCTTGTGGTCTTCTTCTCCTTCCCAAAATACTACTATCCCATGGGCAGCATCGCGAAAAAAGCGGCCGATGCCGGCGTGCCGATCCTTACTATCACGGACAGCACTGCCTCACCAGCCGCTTCCTACAGCACTCATCTGCTGCTTTGTCAGACTTCTACCAAAATGTTCTATAACTCCATGACCCTTCCCATGGTGACCCTGAATCTTCTGGCCTCCTGTCTGGTCATCGATACTGTGCCCGCTTCCCAGCGGACCGATTTTAAAAAATCTCTTTCTTCCTGA